A region from the Beduinella massiliensis genome encodes:
- a CDS encoding MATE family efflux transporter — MNRISLTEGSVPRSLVRFAVPFMLASLLQVLYGAVDLFVVGRFADTAAVSAVSTGSQVMSMVTNIVLGVTTGTTVLMGQYFGARREKDLASTLGTSVVLFAALSAVTTVLMLLLNGAIVGAMQVPAVADAGARDYVFICSAGVVFIVGYNVVAAVLRGLGDSRTPLYFVGIACAVNVVMDFALVAGCHMGAAGAAAATVLAQGISFAASLVYLKRRGVGFAFSMRDVRFLPDKAARTLRLGLPAALQNGLVSLSFLIITMIINRMGVVASASVGVVEKLIGLLMLPPSAFSAAVSAMTAQNVGAGRYPRAKRCMRWGIGLSLAAGAVACVWAQAAPQMLVSLFTDKQEVVIVASEYLRSYALDCLLVAFVFCMNGFLSGCGCAVFCMAHNLAATFALRIPLSFLFSRMSGDSLYPMGLAAPLASLGSILLCALYLRRLDRNPPGGAGDEQHTDGTGA, encoded by the coding sequence ATGAACCGCATTTCATTGACGGAAGGCAGCGTCCCCAGGTCGCTCGTGCGCTTCGCGGTGCCGTTCATGCTTGCGAGTCTGCTGCAGGTGCTCTACGGCGCGGTTGACCTTTTCGTGGTCGGACGCTTTGCGGATACGGCCGCCGTGTCCGCCGTCTCCACGGGCAGCCAGGTCATGAGCATGGTGACCAACATCGTGCTGGGCGTCACGACGGGTACGACGGTGCTGATGGGCCAGTACTTCGGCGCGCGGCGTGAGAAGGATCTTGCGTCGACGCTAGGCACCTCCGTCGTGCTCTTTGCGGCCCTCTCCGCCGTCACGACGGTGTTGATGCTCCTTCTGAACGGCGCGATCGTCGGCGCCATGCAGGTGCCCGCGGTCGCGGACGCGGGCGCGCGCGATTACGTGTTCATCTGCTCCGCGGGCGTCGTGTTCATCGTCGGCTATAACGTCGTGGCGGCGGTGCTTCGCGGACTGGGCGATTCCAGGACGCCGCTGTACTTCGTGGGCATCGCCTGTGCGGTAAACGTCGTCATGGACTTCGCGTTGGTGGCGGGGTGCCACATGGGCGCGGCGGGTGCGGCGGCGGCGACGGTGCTCGCACAGGGCATCAGCTTCGCGGCCTCGCTCGTCTACTTAAAGCGCCGCGGCGTGGGTTTCGCCTTTTCGATGCGCGACGTGCGCTTTTTGCCGGACAAGGCGGCCCGCACGCTGCGCCTGGGACTGCCCGCTGCGCTGCAAAACGGGCTGGTGAGCTTATCCTTCCTCATCATCACGATGATTATCAATCGAATGGGCGTGGTGGCCTCCGCGTCGGTGGGCGTGGTCGAAAAGCTCATCGGCCTTCTGATGCTGCCGCCTTCTGCGTTCAGCGCGGCGGTTTCCGCGATGACCGCGCAGAACGTCGGCGCGGGCAGGTATCCGCGCGCCAAGCGCTGCATGCGCTGGGGCATCGGTTTGTCGCTCGCGGCCGGCGCGGTCGCCTGCGTATGGGCACAGGCTGCGCCTCAGATGCTCGTTTCCCTCTTCACGGACAAGCAGGAGGTCGTCATCGTGGCTTCCGAGTATCTGCGCAGCTACGCGCTGGATTGCCTGCTGGTCGCGTTTGTCTTTTGTATGAACGGCTTTCTCAGCGGCTGTGGCTGCGCGGTGTTTTGCATGGCCCACAACCTGGCGGCGACGTTCGCGCTGCGCATCCCGCTTTCGTTTTTGTTCAGCCGGATGTCCGGGGACAGTCTGTATCCCATGGGGCTTGCCGCGCCGCTGGCCTCTTTAGGATCGATTTTGCTCTGCGCCCTGTACCTGCGTAGGCTGGACAGGAACCCGCCGGGTGGGGCGGGAGACGAGCAGCATACGGACGGCACGGGGGCTTGA
- a CDS encoding ABC transporter permease subunit, with protein sequence MLKTRALRAIRRDRLLYLMLIPGILFFLLFKYWPMYGISIAFKDYKLGREIWEAPWAGLKYFRQFFQSPDCWRILMNTFIISFGKLLVGFPSPILFAILLNEMRNRTAKRLVQTVVYLPHFISWVVVGNIVLMMLAPKTGLFSTLIAALTGHEVNVLLDPDAFRWVLILSDTWKELGWSAIIYLAALSGVDMNLYEAAAIDGASRARMMWHITLPAIRSTIIIMLILRVGKILDAGFEQILIMSNALVNEKCEIIDTYVYKVGLQQAKYSFSTAVNLFKSICGLTMVLGVNAIARRWEENML encoded by the coding sequence ATGCTCAAGACACGTGCGCTGCGGGCAATTCGGCGCGACCGGTTGCTTTACCTGATGCTCATCCCTGGAATCCTCTTTTTTCTGCTCTTCAAGTATTGGCCGATGTACGGAATCAGCATCGCGTTCAAGGATTACAAGCTGGGCCGAGAGATTTGGGAAGCGCCTTGGGCGGGGCTGAAATACTTCCGTCAATTCTTTCAATCGCCGGATTGCTGGCGCATCCTCATGAACACGTTTATTATCAGCTTTGGAAAGTTGTTGGTTGGGTTCCCATCGCCCATCCTTTTCGCTATCCTGCTCAACGAGATGCGAAACAGGACGGCAAAACGCCTTGTGCAGACGGTCGTCTATCTTCCTCACTTTATTTCCTGGGTCGTCGTAGGCAATATCGTGCTGATGATGCTTGCACCGAAGACGGGATTGTTTTCTACGCTGATCGCCGCGCTGACGGGACATGAGGTAAACGTGCTGCTCGATCCAGACGCTTTTCGCTGGGTGTTGATTCTTTCGGATACGTGGAAGGAGCTAGGGTGGAGCGCCATCATCTATCTCGCGGCGCTCAGCGGCGTGGATATGAATCTGTACGAGGCGGCGGCGATTGACGGAGCGTCCCGCGCCCGCATGATGTGGCATATCACGCTGCCTGCGATCCGATCCACGATCATTATTATGCTGATCCTTCGCGTAGGAAAGATTCTGGATGCGGGCTTTGAACAGATCCTGATCATGAGCAACGCCCTGGTCAACGAAAAGTGCGAGATTATCGATACGTACGTCTACAAGGTCGGTCTGCAACAGGCGAAGTACAGCTTTTCCACTGCAGTAAACCTGTTCAAGTCGATTTGCGGGCTGACGATGGTGCTGGGGGTCAATGCAATTGCCAGGAGATGGGAGGAAAACATGCTATGA
- a CDS encoding ABC transporter permease subunit — MSQISLTPRSGKKRGGGLLFTCVNAAVMTLLVLITLYPFYYVIVGSISGDNVAAQEIYFLYPKGLDFGAYSMVFSTSSILRAYKNTLFITVVGTLLSLLLTTLTAYPLSKNRLHGRRLLTMVFYFTMLFSGGLVPTYLVIRDLRMIDTLWALILPKAISVYNMLLLINFFKSIPDGLEESATIDGANDLTTLLRIVLPLSMPIFATLTLFYAVAYWNSWFDAVMYINRSRNFPLQLVLREIVQSVDLSYVAGGGADYSMSDTTIQSVRLATIVVAILPIMAIYPFLQKYFVKGVMIGAIKG, encoded by the coding sequence ATGAGCCAGATCAGCCTGACGCCAAGAAGCGGCAAAAAGCGGGGCGGCGGCTTGCTTTTTACCTGCGTCAACGCCGCGGTGATGACGCTACTCGTACTTATTACGCTCTATCCTTTTTATTACGTCATCGTGGGCTCCATCTCGGGAGATAACGTCGCCGCGCAGGAAATTTATTTTCTCTACCCCAAAGGGCTGGACTTTGGTGCTTACAGCATGGTGTTTTCCACCTCGAGCATTCTGCGCGCTTACAAAAACACGCTCTTCATTACCGTGGTGGGAACGCTTTTATCGCTCCTGCTGACGACACTCACAGCTTACCCGCTTTCTAAGAATCGCCTGCACGGTAGGCGGTTGCTGACGATGGTCTTTTATTTCACGATGCTGTTCAGCGGCGGTCTCGTTCCGACCTACCTCGTCATCCGCGATCTTCGGATGATCGACACCCTCTGGGCGCTTATCCTGCCCAAAGCGATCTCGGTTTACAATATGCTGCTGCTCATCAACTTTTTTAAGTCCATTCCAGATGGGTTGGAAGAATCGGCGACCATCGACGGGGCAAACGATCTGACCACGCTGCTGCGCATCGTACTGCCGCTGTCCATGCCGATCTTCGCGACGCTCACGCTCTTTTACGCGGTGGCTTATTGGAATTCCTGGTTTGACGCGGTGATGTACATCAACCGTTCGCGCAATTTCCCCTTGCAGCTCGTGCTGCGGGAAATCGTGCAGTCTGTGGACCTTTCTTACGTCGCGGGCGGCGGCGCGGACTATTCCATGTCGGACACGACGATTCAATCCGTCAGGCTCGCCACCATCGTCGTTGCGATTCTGCCCATCATGGCGATTTATCCTTTTTTGCAAAAATACTTTGTAAAGGGCGTCATGATCGGGGCGATCAAGGGGTAG
- a CDS encoding Gfo/Idh/MocA family protein, which translates to MAESEAAARVLREKPKPVVKPGEFVFSVVGLQHGHIYGMTRALLEAGATLGYVWDSDPNNVAAFQRTFSQARAARCEEEILADAKTQLIASAAVTSERCALGIRAMRAGKDFFSDKAPMTKLSQLGKAREAVRDTGRKYMVYYSERLHSEASVLAGYLIEAGEIGRVLHVEGFGPHRLGTAGRPDWFFEKEKYGGILCDIGSHQIEQYLFYAGEEDAEVGSSRIANYAHPKHPELDDFGDCTLTGAKGTTNYFRVDWFTPDGLSTWGDGRTFILGTEGYIEIRKFVDIASGRAGGDQIYLVNRRGEQHIDASGLTGYPFFGEMILDCLNRTERAMTQAHAFKAAELCLRAQANATAIACAKGF; encoded by the coding sequence ATGGCGGAATCTGAGGCGGCCGCCCGCGTGCTGCGGGAAAAGCCGAAGCCTGTGGTAAAGCCGGGGGAGTTTGTCTTCTCTGTGGTGGGCCTGCAACACGGGCATATTTACGGCATGACGCGCGCCCTGCTCGAAGCGGGCGCGACGCTGGGGTATGTCTGGGACAGCGATCCGAACAACGTGGCTGCCTTCCAAAGGACGTTTTCGCAGGCGCGGGCCGCGCGCTGCGAGGAAGAAATCCTCGCGGACGCAAAGACGCAGCTGATCGCCTCCGCCGCCGTGACGAGCGAGCGCTGCGCGCTGGGCATCCGGGCGATGAGGGCCGGGAAGGATTTCTTTTCGGACAAAGCGCCCATGACGAAGCTCTCGCAGCTCGGCAAAGCGAGGGAGGCGGTTCGGGATACGGGCCGCAAGTACATGGTGTACTATTCCGAGCGCCTGCACTCGGAAGCCTCCGTGCTCGCGGGCTACCTGATTGAAGCGGGCGAGATCGGGCGCGTGCTGCACGTGGAGGGCTTCGGCCCCCACCGCCTGGGCACGGCCGGCCGGCCGGACTGGTTTTTTGAAAAAGAAAAGTACGGCGGCATCCTCTGCGACATCGGCAGCCACCAGATCGAGCAATACCTCTTCTACGCAGGCGAGGAGGACGCAGAGGTGGGAAGCAGCCGCATCGCCAACTACGCGCACCCTAAGCACCCGGAATTGGACGACTTCGGGGACTGCACGCTCACCGGCGCAAAGGGGACGACGAATTACTTCCGCGTGGACTGGTTCACGCCGGATGGACTCAGCACCTGGGGCGACGGGCGCACCTTCATCCTCGGTACGGAGGGGTACATTGAGATCCGCAAGTTCGTGGACATCGCCTCCGGCCGCGCGGGCGGCGACCAGATATACCTCGTGAACCGGCGCGGGGAGCAGCATATCGACGCGTCGGGGCTCACGGGCTATCCGTTCTTCGGCGAAATGATCCTGGACTGCCTGAACCGCACCGAGCGCGCCATGACCCAGGCGCACGCCTTTAAGGCCGCCGAGCTTTGCCTGCGCGCGCAGGCGAACGCCACGGCGATTGCCTGCGCAAAAGGGTTCTAA
- a CDS encoding Gfo/Idh/MocA family protein, which produces MPEVRAAVIGVGNMGFAHASCLHSGGVQGMRLTAVCDVEPARLAACRERFPGVRCYEDYRALLSGGEADAVIVAVPHPLHARIAADALRAGFHALVEKPIDISLSRAQDLCAAARESGRVFAVMLNQRTNPLFQRCRQIVRGGELGELKRSVWIITNWYRTQHYYDSGSWRATWAGEGGGVLLNQAPHNLDLWQWICGMPVSVTAFCDTARYHHIEVEDEATLFTRYENGATGLFVTSTGEYPGTNRLEISGTLGKLVLEGGALKWWKLREPEERVRFTSQENFTQIAMDFEEIRPTEKESAHAGILQNFAGAILRGESLLSPGEDGVRELTLSNAAYLSQWLGNRKIDLPFDTALFDRMLAEKAAESAYVPGRSSGQPDGRYGSRWQVNW; this is translated from the coding sequence ATGCCTGAGGTCAGGGCCGCGGTGATCGGCGTGGGCAATATGGGCTTTGCCCATGCGTCCTGCCTTCACAGCGGCGGGGTGCAGGGGATGCGCCTTACGGCCGTGTGCGACGTGGAGCCCGCGCGCCTCGCGGCGTGCAGGGAGCGCTTTCCGGGCGTCAGGTGCTATGAGGACTACCGCGCGCTGCTCAGCGGCGGCGAGGCGGACGCGGTGATCGTGGCGGTACCGCATCCTCTTCACGCGCGCATCGCCGCGGACGCGCTGCGGGCGGGCTTTCATGCGCTGGTGGAGAAGCCTATCGACATCTCGCTCTCCCGGGCGCAGGACCTCTGCGCGGCGGCGCGGGAGAGCGGGCGGGTGTTCGCCGTCATGCTCAACCAGCGCACCAACCCGCTCTTTCAAAGGTGCCGGCAGATCGTGCGCGGCGGCGAGCTGGGCGAGCTCAAGCGCTCCGTGTGGATCATCACCAACTGGTATCGCACGCAGCACTACTACGATTCCGGATCCTGGCGGGCGACCTGGGCAGGTGAGGGCGGCGGCGTGCTGCTCAACCAGGCCCCGCACAACCTCGACCTGTGGCAGTGGATCTGCGGCATGCCCGTATCGGTTACCGCCTTTTGCGACACGGCGCGCTACCATCACATCGAGGTGGAGGACGAGGCGACGCTCTTCACGCGCTACGAAAACGGCGCGACGGGCCTGTTTGTGACCTCCACCGGCGAGTACCCGGGCACGAACCGGCTGGAGATTTCCGGCACGCTCGGTAAATTGGTGCTGGAGGGCGGCGCGCTCAAGTGGTGGAAGCTGCGCGAGCCGGAAGAACGGGTGCGCTTTACATCGCAGGAAAACTTTACGCAGATCGCCATGGACTTCGAGGAGATCCGTCCGACGGAAAAGGAAAGCGCACATGCGGGCATCCTTCAAAACTTCGCCGGGGCTATCCTTCGCGGGGAATCGCTGCTTTCCCCCGGAGAGGACGGCGTGCGGGAGCTGACGCTTTCCAACGCGGCTTACCTGTCGCAGTGGCTGGGGAACAGAAAGATCGACCTGCCCTTCGACACGGCGCTGTTCGACCGGATGCTCGCGGAAAAGGCGGCGGAGTCGGCCTACGTACCGGGCAGGAGCAGCGGGCAGCCGGACGGGCGTTACGGCAGCCGCTGGCAGGTAAACTGGTAA